The Benincasa hispida cultivar B227 chromosome 11, ASM972705v1, whole genome shotgun sequence genome has a segment encoding these proteins:
- the LOC120090538 gene encoding protein IQ-DOMAIN 31 codes for MGIARNWFRRARRKLSRNGNNRDIVFLQTNASPIHDEEQTKLTLPQQQDEEEEEEEEEEEIDYDSMTPRFQNKVLSVEEVAAIKIQACFRGHLARRAFQALRSLVKLQALARGVCARRQARIALQFMHALVRLQVRVRARQLLNRYSEESDC; via the exons ATGGGGATTGCAAGAAACTGGTTTAGAAGAGCTAGAAGGAAGCTGAGTAGAAATGGCAACAACAGAGACATTGTTTTTCTGCAGACAAATGCCAGCCCAATTCATGATGAAGAACAAACCAAACTTACATTACCACAAcaacaagatgaagaagaagaagaagaagaagaagaagaagaaattgattATGATTCAATGACACCCAGATTTCAAAACAAAGTTTTGTCTGTAGAGGAAGTGGCAGCCATCAAAATCCAAGCTTGTTTCAGAGGCCATCTT GCAAGACGAGCATTTCAAGCGCTAAGGAGCTTGGTGAAGCTGCAAGCGCTAGCTCGAGGAGTGTGCGCGAGGAGGCAAGCACGCATAGCTCTTCAATTCATGCATGCATTGGTCCGATTGCAGGTTCGGGTTCGTGCTCGCCAGCTTCTGAACAGATACAGTGAAGAGTCAGACTGTTGA
- the LOC120092172 gene encoding serine/threonine-protein kinase STY8-like isoform X1 — MPIEDDVESCGSRPTDSSSSHANPRHHRQKLEVYNEVLRRIQQSNSHEANLPGFDDQLWLHFNRLPARYALDVNVDRAEDVLMHKRLLQLAVDPANRPVFEIRSVQVYPSANENFINSSCLDSSMMEDAQSSLNYSNRQGNHPPPTFGSSPNLEALAFQGSKYGVEDRDSAPNVTPCFSRPMHEITFATSDKPKVLSQLTSLLADVGLNIQEAHAFSSVDGFSLDVFVIDGWPYEETEELKRVLEKEILNFKEQCWSEKQPSPALGKHNQNRVESFPSCVEIPTDGADVWEIDTRQLKFENKVGSGSFGDLYRGTYCSQEVAIKVLRPERINEEMLKEFSQEVYIMRKIRHKNVVQFIGACTKPPNLCIVTEFMSRGSVYDFLHKQRGVFNLPSLLKVAINISRGMNYLHQNNIIHRDLKTANLLMDENMVVKVADFGVARVQTQSGVMTAETGTYRWMAPEVIEHKPYDHKADVFSFGIALWELLTGEIPYSSMTPLQAAVGVVQKILRPTIPKNVHPVLADLLERCWRHDPTERPNFSEILEILKQIAEQVENNGENRRKKDKLSGAFFSAFKRGHQ, encoded by the exons ATGCCGATTGAAGATGATGTTGAGAGCTGCGGTAGCAGACCCACCGACTCCTCCTCGTCCCATGCCAACCCGAGGCATCATCGCCAGAAGCTTGAAGTCTACAACGAAGTGCTCCGACGAATCCAACAATCCAATTCCCATGAGGCCAATCTACCTGGGTTTGATGATCAGCTTTGGCTTCATTTCAATCGCCTCCCTGCTCG ATACGCATTGGATGTGAATGTCGACAGGGCAGAAGATGTTCTCATGCATAAGAGATTGCTTCAATTGGCTGTGGACCCTGCTAACCGACCTGTATTTGAAATTCGTTCTGTGCAG GTTTATCCTTCTGCTAATGAAAACTTCATCAACTCTTCTTGTTTGGATTCGTCAATGATGGAAGATGCACAGAGCTCTTTGAACTATTCTAACAGACAGGG GAACCATCCACCTCCAACCTTTGGCTCTTCACCTAATCTTGAAGCCCTTGCATTTCAGGGCAGCAAGTACGGTGTTGAAGATAGGGACAGTGCCCCAAATGTGACACCCTGCTTTTCTCG GCCGATGCATGAGATCACATTTGCAACAAGTGACAAGCCTAAGGTCCTTAGTCAG TTAACTTCCTTACTAGCTGATGTTGGACTTAACATACAAGAAGCTCATGCTTTCTCCTCTGTTGATGGTTTCTCTCTGGATGTTTTTGTCATCGATGGTTGGCCTTATGAG GAAACTGAGGAGCTGAAAAGGgtattagaaaaagaaattttaaactttaag GAGCAGTGTTGGTCAGAAAAGCAGCCCAGTCCTGCTTTGGGTAAGCATAACCAGAATAGAGTTGAATCTTTTCCTAGTTGTGTTGAAATACCTACTGATGGTGCTGATGTCTGGGAAATTGACACCAGACAactaaaatttgagaataaaGTTGGATCCGGGTCATTTGGGGACCT GTATCGGGGCACGTATTGTAGTCAGGAAGTAGCTATTAAAGTACTGAGGCCTGAGCGTATTAATGAAGAGATGCTCAAAGAATTCTCTCAAGAAGTTTATATAATGAG gaaaattCGGCACAAAAATGTTGTTCAATTCATTGGTGCTTGTACTAAACCTCCAAACCTCTGCATCGTGACGG AGTTTATGTCGAGAGGAAGTGTATATGACTTCCTTCATAAGCAAAGAGGCGTATTTAACCTTCCATCTTTACTTAAAGTAGCCATTAATATTTCAAGAGGGATGAACTATTTgcatcaaaataatataatccATCGAGACCTCAAGACTGCCAATCTTCTGATGGATGAAAACATG GTTGTCAAGGTTGCTGATTTTGGAGTTGCCAGAGTTCAAACTCAGTCTGGAGTAATGACTGCTGAAACTGGAACATACCGGTGGATGGCTCCTGAA GTTATTGAGCATAAACCATATGACCATAAGGCAGACGTTTTCAGCTTTGGAATTGCCTTATGGGAGCTTTTAACCGGAGAA ATTCCTTACTCATCCATGACCCCACTACAAGCAGCGGTTGGCGTGGTCCAGAAG ATATTGCGGCCTACAATACCCAAGAATGTCCATCCCGTTCTTGCTGACCTGCTTGAAAGATGCTGGAGGCATGATCCAACCGAACGACCAAACTTCTCTGAAATTTTGGAGATCCTCAAGCAGATAGCTGAGCAG GTCGAAAACAACGGGGAAAATCGACGCAAGAAGGATAAATTATCTGGTGCGTTCTTCTCAGCCTTCAAGAGGGGGCACCAGTGA
- the LOC120092172 gene encoding serine/threonine-protein kinase STY8-like isoform X2: MPIEDDVESCGSRPTDSSSSHANPRHHRQKLEVYNEVLRRIQQSNSHEANLPGFDDQLWLHFNRLPARYALDVNVDRAEDVLMHKRLLQLAVDPANRPVFEIRSVQVYPSANENFINSSCLDSSMMEDAQSSLNYSNRQGNHPPPTFGSSPNLEALAFQGSKYGVEDRDSAPNVTPCFSRPMHEITFATSDKPKVLSQLTSLLADVGLNIQEAHAFSSVDGFSLDVFVIDGWPYEETEELKRVLEKEILNFKCWSEKQPSPALGKHNQNRVESFPSCVEIPTDGADVWEIDTRQLKFENKVGSGSFGDLYRGTYCSQEVAIKVLRPERINEEMLKEFSQEVYIMRKIRHKNVVQFIGACTKPPNLCIVTEFMSRGSVYDFLHKQRGVFNLPSLLKVAINISRGMNYLHQNNIIHRDLKTANLLMDENMVVKVADFGVARVQTQSGVMTAETGTYRWMAPEVIEHKPYDHKADVFSFGIALWELLTGEIPYSSMTPLQAAVGVVQKILRPTIPKNVHPVLADLLERCWRHDPTERPNFSEILEILKQIAEQVENNGENRRKKDKLSGAFFSAFKRGHQ; the protein is encoded by the exons ATGCCGATTGAAGATGATGTTGAGAGCTGCGGTAGCAGACCCACCGACTCCTCCTCGTCCCATGCCAACCCGAGGCATCATCGCCAGAAGCTTGAAGTCTACAACGAAGTGCTCCGACGAATCCAACAATCCAATTCCCATGAGGCCAATCTACCTGGGTTTGATGATCAGCTTTGGCTTCATTTCAATCGCCTCCCTGCTCG ATACGCATTGGATGTGAATGTCGACAGGGCAGAAGATGTTCTCATGCATAAGAGATTGCTTCAATTGGCTGTGGACCCTGCTAACCGACCTGTATTTGAAATTCGTTCTGTGCAG GTTTATCCTTCTGCTAATGAAAACTTCATCAACTCTTCTTGTTTGGATTCGTCAATGATGGAAGATGCACAGAGCTCTTTGAACTATTCTAACAGACAGGG GAACCATCCACCTCCAACCTTTGGCTCTTCACCTAATCTTGAAGCCCTTGCATTTCAGGGCAGCAAGTACGGTGTTGAAGATAGGGACAGTGCCCCAAATGTGACACCCTGCTTTTCTCG GCCGATGCATGAGATCACATTTGCAACAAGTGACAAGCCTAAGGTCCTTAGTCAG TTAACTTCCTTACTAGCTGATGTTGGACTTAACATACAAGAAGCTCATGCTTTCTCCTCTGTTGATGGTTTCTCTCTGGATGTTTTTGTCATCGATGGTTGGCCTTATGAG GAAACTGAGGAGCTGAAAAGGgtattagaaaaagaaattttaaactttaag TGTTGGTCAGAAAAGCAGCCCAGTCCTGCTTTGGGTAAGCATAACCAGAATAGAGTTGAATCTTTTCCTAGTTGTGTTGAAATACCTACTGATGGTGCTGATGTCTGGGAAATTGACACCAGACAactaaaatttgagaataaaGTTGGATCCGGGTCATTTGGGGACCT GTATCGGGGCACGTATTGTAGTCAGGAAGTAGCTATTAAAGTACTGAGGCCTGAGCGTATTAATGAAGAGATGCTCAAAGAATTCTCTCAAGAAGTTTATATAATGAG gaaaattCGGCACAAAAATGTTGTTCAATTCATTGGTGCTTGTACTAAACCTCCAAACCTCTGCATCGTGACGG AGTTTATGTCGAGAGGAAGTGTATATGACTTCCTTCATAAGCAAAGAGGCGTATTTAACCTTCCATCTTTACTTAAAGTAGCCATTAATATTTCAAGAGGGATGAACTATTTgcatcaaaataatataatccATCGAGACCTCAAGACTGCCAATCTTCTGATGGATGAAAACATG GTTGTCAAGGTTGCTGATTTTGGAGTTGCCAGAGTTCAAACTCAGTCTGGAGTAATGACTGCTGAAACTGGAACATACCGGTGGATGGCTCCTGAA GTTATTGAGCATAAACCATATGACCATAAGGCAGACGTTTTCAGCTTTGGAATTGCCTTATGGGAGCTTTTAACCGGAGAA ATTCCTTACTCATCCATGACCCCACTACAAGCAGCGGTTGGCGTGGTCCAGAAG ATATTGCGGCCTACAATACCCAAGAATGTCCATCCCGTTCTTGCTGACCTGCTTGAAAGATGCTGGAGGCATGATCCAACCGAACGACCAAACTTCTCTGAAATTTTGGAGATCCTCAAGCAGATAGCTGAGCAG GTCGAAAACAACGGGGAAAATCGACGCAAGAAGGATAAATTATCTGGTGCGTTCTTCTCAGCCTTCAAGAGGGGGCACCAGTGA
- the LOC120092172 gene encoding serine/threonine-protein kinase STY17-like isoform X3 encodes MHKRLLQLAVDPANRPVFEIRSVQVYPSANENFINSSCLDSSMMEDAQSSLNYSNRQGNHPPPTFGSSPNLEALAFQGSKYGVEDRDSAPNVTPCFSRPMHEITFATSDKPKVLSQLTSLLADVGLNIQEAHAFSSVDGFSLDVFVIDGWPYEETEELKRVLEKEILNFKEQCWSEKQPSPALGKHNQNRVESFPSCVEIPTDGADVWEIDTRQLKFENKVGSGSFGDLYRGTYCSQEVAIKVLRPERINEEMLKEFSQEVYIMRKIRHKNVVQFIGACTKPPNLCIVTEFMSRGSVYDFLHKQRGVFNLPSLLKVAINISRGMNYLHQNNIIHRDLKTANLLMDENMVVKVADFGVARVQTQSGVMTAETGTYRWMAPEVIEHKPYDHKADVFSFGIALWELLTGEIPYSSMTPLQAAVGVVQKILRPTIPKNVHPVLADLLERCWRHDPTERPNFSEILEILKQIAEQVENNGENRRKKDKLSGAFFSAFKRGHQ; translated from the exons ATGCATAAGAGATTGCTTCAATTGGCTGTGGACCCTGCTAACCGACCTGTATTTGAAATTCGTTCTGTGCAG GTTTATCCTTCTGCTAATGAAAACTTCATCAACTCTTCTTGTTTGGATTCGTCAATGATGGAAGATGCACAGAGCTCTTTGAACTATTCTAACAGACAGGG GAACCATCCACCTCCAACCTTTGGCTCTTCACCTAATCTTGAAGCCCTTGCATTTCAGGGCAGCAAGTACGGTGTTGAAGATAGGGACAGTGCCCCAAATGTGACACCCTGCTTTTCTCG GCCGATGCATGAGATCACATTTGCAACAAGTGACAAGCCTAAGGTCCTTAGTCAG TTAACTTCCTTACTAGCTGATGTTGGACTTAACATACAAGAAGCTCATGCTTTCTCCTCTGTTGATGGTTTCTCTCTGGATGTTTTTGTCATCGATGGTTGGCCTTATGAG GAAACTGAGGAGCTGAAAAGGgtattagaaaaagaaattttaaactttaag GAGCAGTGTTGGTCAGAAAAGCAGCCCAGTCCTGCTTTGGGTAAGCATAACCAGAATAGAGTTGAATCTTTTCCTAGTTGTGTTGAAATACCTACTGATGGTGCTGATGTCTGGGAAATTGACACCAGACAactaaaatttgagaataaaGTTGGATCCGGGTCATTTGGGGACCT GTATCGGGGCACGTATTGTAGTCAGGAAGTAGCTATTAAAGTACTGAGGCCTGAGCGTATTAATGAAGAGATGCTCAAAGAATTCTCTCAAGAAGTTTATATAATGAG gaaaattCGGCACAAAAATGTTGTTCAATTCATTGGTGCTTGTACTAAACCTCCAAACCTCTGCATCGTGACGG AGTTTATGTCGAGAGGAAGTGTATATGACTTCCTTCATAAGCAAAGAGGCGTATTTAACCTTCCATCTTTACTTAAAGTAGCCATTAATATTTCAAGAGGGATGAACTATTTgcatcaaaataatataatccATCGAGACCTCAAGACTGCCAATCTTCTGATGGATGAAAACATG GTTGTCAAGGTTGCTGATTTTGGAGTTGCCAGAGTTCAAACTCAGTCTGGAGTAATGACTGCTGAAACTGGAACATACCGGTGGATGGCTCCTGAA GTTATTGAGCATAAACCATATGACCATAAGGCAGACGTTTTCAGCTTTGGAATTGCCTTATGGGAGCTTTTAACCGGAGAA ATTCCTTACTCATCCATGACCCCACTACAAGCAGCGGTTGGCGTGGTCCAGAAG ATATTGCGGCCTACAATACCCAAGAATGTCCATCCCGTTCTTGCTGACCTGCTTGAAAGATGCTGGAGGCATGATCCAACCGAACGACCAAACTTCTCTGAAATTTTGGAGATCCTCAAGCAGATAGCTGAGCAG GTCGAAAACAACGGGGAAAATCGACGCAAGAAGGATAAATTATCTGGTGCGTTCTTCTCAGCCTTCAAGAGGGGGCACCAGTGA
- the LOC120091837 gene encoding bifunctional nuclease 2, which produces MLGLAPHFCFPTIFPGSAIAMDHPSASRPSSSLHFSVLRSRPIPVRSRRPKSILISCHSSRDRSTHSHDDDSHQDYFEASFLVSETIYHYRMWKKRFQEDATFNQRESSRVNSHSLGLGFFRRFRSPTVFLKISCNGDFLLPIVVGEYAIEKLIDCQLGIENGEAPDIFQFIQDLIVKVGYEATTARITERVVNTYFARLFLRKEGENEMLSVDARPSDALNIAYRCKIPVLVSKQIVFEDGIRVSYGFGRVHERKSCFDVLLDCAADGPDFLSEELDMLKNMKMAIYEERYKDAAMWRDKLTKLRKSVHEA; this is translated from the exons ATGCTGGGTTTAGCCCCTCACTTCTGTTTTCCCACCATTTTCCCCGGATCCGCCATAGCCATGGATCATCCCTCTGCTTCTCGCCCCTCCTCTTCCCTTCACTTCTCTGTTCTCCGATCGCGTCCCATTCCGGTTCGCTCTCGCCGCCCCAAGTCGATCCTCATTTCTTGCCACTCTTCTCGTGATAGATCCACCCACAGTCATGATGATGATTCTCATCAGGATTATTTCGAAGCTTCGTTTCTTGTTTCAG aGACTATCTATCACTATCGAATGTGGAAGAAGAGGTTCCAAGAGGACGCGACTTTCAACCAGAGAGAATCATCGCGTGTCAATTCTCATTCACTTGGACTGGGGTTTTTTAGACGTTTTCGAAGCCCAACTGtgtttctcaaaatttcttgCAATGGAGACTTTCTACTGCCAATTGTCGTAG GAGAATATGCTATCGAGAAACTTATTGATTGTCAGCTTGGGATTGAAAATGGG GAGGCCCCGGATATCTTTCAGTTTATACAAGATCTCATTGTGAAAGTTGGCTATGAG GCCACCACAGCGAGAATTACTGAAAGAGTGGTGAACACTTACTTTGCCCGGCTCTTCTTAAGAAAG GAAGGGGAAAATGAGATGTTAAGTGTGGATGCACGCCCCTCAGATGCCCTAAATATTGCATATCGGTGTAAG ATACCGGTTCTTGTTAGTAAGCAGATTGTCTTTGAGGATGGGATAAGAGTTAGTTACGGGTTTGGAAGAGTGCACGAGAGGAAGTCATGTTTTGATGTTTTACTTGACTG TGCTGCAGATGGCCCAGATTTCTTGTCCGAGGAACTTGATATGCTGAAGAATATGAAAATGGCTATTTATGAAGAACGGTACAAAGATGCAG CCATGTGGAGGGATAAGTTAACAAAGCTCCGCAAGTCGGTACATGAGGCGTAA
- the LOC120091266 gene encoding pentatricopeptide repeat-containing protein At3g46790, chloroplastic-like yields MNELCRRTPQALASRNQPCFRLLRSFFSDRSSGKYHRDSYDYTKLLDHCRTIRSVQGLHAQIIVEGQDQNGFLATKLIGKYVEHGESKMGIARKVFDKLLQRDVFVWNVVIQGYANLGPFVEALNLFDEMRVSGAPTNRYTFPFVLKACGAMKNSDKGKIVHGHVLKCGLDLDLFVSNALIAFYAKCQDVETARKVFDEMSLRDIVSWNSMIAGYTLNEKVEDAIMLFHAMLHNQSACSPDSATLLGILPACVTKSASQVGFWVHSYVIKTGMEVGAQLGSCLISVYANCGHVNIARDVFNRIDDKNVIVWSAIIRCYGMHGFADEALNMFTRLEEAGLKPDGVLFLNLLSTCSHAGLIAKGHEIYEKMEGYGVERKEEHYACMVDLLGRAGFLEQAVEFIEGMPVQAGKDVYGALLGACRIHKNIELAKEIGEKLFILDSQNAGRYMILASMYEDAGQWEDAAKLRKLLRDRNVRKPVGCSSIEVDRIHHVFGKEDETHPFTEQIFDTLEKLESIMEADFEPI; encoded by the coding sequence ATGAATGAGCTCTGCCGGCGCACTCCACAAGCTCTGGCGTCAAGAAATCAACCATGCTTCAGATTGCTAAGATCCTTCTTCAGCGATCGGAGTTCTGGGAAGTATCATCGCGATTCATACGATTACACGAAATTATTGGATCATTGCAGAACCATCAGAAGCGTTCAAGGATTACATGCCCAGATCATCGTTGAGGGTCAAGACCAAAATGGATTCTTAGCCACGAAGCTAATCGGCAAATACGTCGAGCATGGTGAATCGAAAATGGGAATTGCACGGAAGGTGTTTGATAAATTGCTTCAAAGAGATGTGTTCGTGTGGAACGTGGTAATACAAGGGTATGCGAATTTGGGTCCTTTTGTTGAAGCCCTCAACCTGTTTGATGAAATGCGAGTCAGTGGCGCACCCACCAATCGCTATACATTTCCTTTCGTATTGAAGGCATGTGGCGCAATGAAGAACAGTGACAAGGGCAAGATTGTTCATGGGCATGTTTTGAAATGTGGGTTGGACTTGGATTTGTTTGTGAGCAATGCTCTGATAGCGTTTTATGCCAAGTGCCAGGACGTTGAAACTGCTCGTAAAGTGTTCGATGAAATGTCTCTGAGAGACATTGTGAGTTGGAACTCCATGATTGCTGGGTATACTTTGAATGAGAAAGTGGAGGATGCTATTATGCTTTTCCATGCCATGCTGCATAACCAATCTGCTTGCTCACCTGATAGTGCAACTCTCCTTGGAATTCTTCCTGCTTGTGTTACAAAATCTGCGTCCCAAGTTGGTTTCTGGGTTCATTCCTATGTTATAAAGACAGGAATGGAAGTTGGGGCTCAGCTGGGCAGTTGCCTTATTTCAGTGTATGCTAACTGTGGTCATGTGAATATTGCAAGAGATGTTTTCAACCGAATCGACGACAAAAATGTTATCGTATGGAGTGCAATCATAAGGTGTTATGGAATGCATGGCTTTGCAGATGAGGCATTAAACATGTTCACAAGATTGGAAGAAGCAGGTCTTAAACCAGATGGTGTACTCTTCCTGAATTTGTTGTCAACATGTAGTCATGCGGGGTTGATTGCAAAAGGGCACGAGATATACGAAAAAATGGAGGGTTATGGTGTGGAGAGGAAAGAAGAACATTATGCGTGCATGGTGGATCTCTTAGGGAGAGCTGGTTTCTTAGAACAAGCAGTTGAGTTCATCGAAGGCATGCCAGTGCAGGCAGGGAAAGATGTGTATGGTGCATTGCTTGGTGCTTGTAGGATACATAAAAACATAGAGCTAGCTAAAGAAATTGGAGAGAAGTTGTTCATCTTAGATTCCCAAAACGCCGGTCGGTACATGATCTTAGCTAGTATGTATGAAGATGCAGGACAGTGGGAAGATGCTGCTAAACTAAGGAAGTTGTTGAGAGATAGGAATGTTAGGAAGCCAGTTGGTTGCAGTTCAATAGAGGTAGATAGGATCCATCATGTGTTTGGGAAGGAGGATGAAACGCATCCCTTCACAGAACAGATTTTTGACACATTGGAGAAGCTAGAAAGCATAATGGAGGCAGATTTTGAACCTATTTAA